The following proteins are co-located in the Solanum pennellii chromosome 8, SPENNV200 genome:
- the LOC107028769 gene encoding peroxidase 16-like: MDRLISNCQLLHLILLLLSIMSNTSCINAQLHRDFYRNSCPNVESIVRSAVEQKYRQTIVTAAATLRLFFHDCFIQGCDASIILRSSGNNTAEKDHPDNISLAGDGYDTVIKAKAALDNVPACKNKVSCADILAMATRDVVALAGGPHYAVELGRRDGRVSSQNSVPNNLPHSEFHLKKLLPMFASRGLSIRHLIALSGAHTLGFSHCNQFSNRIYSFNSKRKVDPTINEVYAKELQEMCPQNASPGVVIPLDPDTPQVFDNMYFKNLQRGKGLFTSDQTLYTKRGSRNIVDLFASNKTAFERVFIAAMTKLGRFGVKTGNLGEIRKDCAVVN; the protein is encoded by the exons ATGGATAGGTTGATCAGTAATTGTCAGCTTCTTCACTTAATCCTCCTTCTACTCTCTATCATGTCAAATACAAGCTGTATTAATGCTCAGCTCCATCGCGATTTTTATCGGAATTCGTGTCCGAACGTAGAGTCCATCGTCCGATCAGCAGTTGAACAGAAGTACAGACAGACCATTGTTACAGCAGCTGCAACTCTTAGACTCTTCTTCCATGATTGCTTTATTCAg GGTTGTGATGCTTCGATCATACTGAGATCCTCAGGAAATAACACAGCAGAAAAGGATCATCCAGACAATATATCACTTGCTGGAGATGGGTATGACACTGTTATTAAAGCTAAAGCTGCACTTGATAATGTTCCTGCTTGCAAGAACAAAGTATCATGTGCTGATATTTTAGCCATGGCTACTAGAGATGTCGTTGCATTG GCAGGAGGACCACATTATGCTGTTGAATTAGGAAGAAGGGATGGCAGAGTTTCTTCACAAAATAGTGTACCTAACAATTTACCTCATTCTGAGTTTCACTTGAAGAAGCTCCTTCCTATGTTTGCGTCTCGCGGTCTCTCTATCAGACATTTGATTGCCCTCTCTG GAGCACATACACTAGGATTTTCACATTGCAACCAGTTCTCAAACAGGATATACAGCTTCAACAGCAAACGCAAGGTTGATCCAACAATTAATGAAGTTTATGCTAAGGAACTACAAGAAATGTGCCCACAGAATGCATCTCCTGGAGTAGTTATCCCCTTGGATCCAGATACCCCTCAAGTTTTCGATAACATGTATTTCAAGAATCTTCAAAGGGGGAAAGGGCTTTTCACTTCAGACCAGACACTATATACTAAAAGAGGATCAAGGAATATAGTCGATTTGTTTGCATCAAACAAGACAGCTTTTGAAAGGGTTTTCATTGCTGCCATGACAAAGCTTGGAAGGTTCGGGGTCAAAACTGGAAATCTTGGTGAAATTCGAAAAGATTGTGCTGTAGTGAACTAA
- the LOC107028768 gene encoding ubiquitin carboxyl-terminal hydrolase 18-like — translation MHVAVDLNSYLQFVLTAIAVIVTLVYLVKSTASKYFVVDDDSNFESSASPTAGFVDRRMDPATPEGCAVCSNVTKKQCSRCKMVKYCSEACQRSHWNSGHKFKCKDLQLSGKGSSLHGRKSSAVSLSHASGTSKVLDHSKKVLFPYEEFLELFNWDSPGFPPCGLLNCGNSCFANVVLQCLTYTKPLVAYLLEKGHLRECRRNGWCFLCEFQHHVERTSRSQQPFSPINILSRLPNIGGNLGYGKQEDAHEFMRFAIDMMQSVCLDEFGGEKAVPPNTQETTLIQHIFGGHLQSQVICTECSNVSNQFENMMDLTVEIHGDAESLEECLDQFTAREWLDGDNLYKCDGCNDYVKAWKRLMVRRAPNILTIALKRFQSGRFGKLNKRVTFPETLDLHPYMSETGDGNDIYKLYAVIVHVDMLNASFFGHYICYIKDFRGSWHRIDDCKVVKVDLDEVLSQGAYMLLYSRIYPRRTSLFPLGPLEKVDEDTIKVENKPGSTDQHVECLSETGSPATVVDSFSPPTLNGSESKMIGAKEELFSLTNPDDRMEVDFVASSHVQQELQDVKPDIRAVGTSFPRVVSSSSFGGSSSAEADIQECETISPVSDSKDGTEPCQRTTNDCLLNSSFKEDSVATYGEIVDASSSASKFGDISDNEKLKNSSEMPNIGNQKEKNSSHGIRNVVLKSDGGSFSGAKSKPLFSPGFLGKRPLNLCAKKDVSWQVCNSTLNGLTNSCTKPELSHENHIDKDDQDTNVEIKNSESNVSIEQAAISLNETNHL, via the exons ATGCATGTAGCAGTGGATCTGAATTCCTACTTGCAATTTGTATTGACGGCCATAGCCGTCATTGTAACACTGGTTTACCTTGTTAAGAGCACCGCTTCTAAGTACTTTGTCGTTGACGACGACTCTAATTTTGAGTCTTCTGCTTCGCCGACGGCCGGTTTTGTTGATCGCAGAATGGACCCGGCAACACCGGAAGGTTGCGCCGTATGCAGTAATGTCACCAAAAAACAATGCTCTCGTTGCAAGATGGTTAAGTACTG CTCTGAAGCTTGCCAGAGATCTCATTGGAACTCAGGGCACAAATTTAAATGCAAGGATTTACAGTTATCTGGGAAAGGCAGTTCTTTGCATGGGAGGAAATCTTCTGCTGTTTCACTCTCTCATGCTAGTGGAACCTCTAAGGTTCTAGACCATTCGAAGAAG GTTCTTTTCCCATATGAGGAATTCTTGGAACTCTTTAACTGGGATAGCCCAGGTTTTCCACCTTGTGGGCTCCTTAATTGTGGAAACAG TTGCTTCGCTAATGTGGTTCTGCAATGTCTGACATATACCAAGCCACTTGTTGCCTACTTGTTGGAAAAAGGCCATCTGAGAGAAT GTAGGCGGAATGGTTGGTGCTTCCTTTGTGAATTTCAACACCATGTAGAACGGACTAGTCGGAGTCAGCAGCCCTTCTCACCAATCAACATACTTTCACGGTTGCCTAATATTGGTGGTAATCTCGGGTATGGTAAGCAGGAGGATGCGCATGAATTTATGAG GTTTGCTATTGACATGATGCAGTCTGTGTGCCTTGATGAATTTGGTGGAGAGAAGGCTGTTCCTCCTAACACACAGGAGACAACACTTATTCAGCACATATTTGGTGGTCACCTGCAATCTCag GTCATATGTACAGAATGCAGTAATGTCTCAAATCAGTTTGAAAATATGATGGATCTGACAGTAGAGATTCATGGGGATGCTGAATCTTTGGAGGAGTGCTTAGATCAATTCACTGCTAGAGAATGGCTCGATGGCGATAACTTGTATAAATGTGATGG ATGCAATGACTATGTCAAAGCATGGAAGCGCCTTATGGTCAGGAGAGCACCAAATATCTTAACAATTGCCTTGAAAAGGTTTCAG AGTGGTAGGTTTGGCAAATTAAATAAGAGAGTGACTTTCCCTGAAACACTAGATCTCCATCCGTACATGAGCGAAACAGGAGATGGCAATGATATTTACAAGCTATATGCAGTTATTGTTCATGTGGATATGTTGAATGCGTCATTTTTCGGCCATTACATATGCTATATCAAGGATTTTCGTGGAAGTTGGCACCGGATCGATGACTGCAAG GTGGTTAAGGTTGATTTGGATGAAGTGCTTTCTCAAGGAGCATACATGCTCTTATATAGCAG GATCTACCCTCGGCGAACATCCTTATTTCCTCTTGGACCTTTAGAGAAAGTAGACGAGGATACAATTAAAGTGGAAAACAAACCGGGTTCCACAGACCAACATGTTGAATGTCTCAGTGAAACGGGGTCTCCGGCTACAGTTGTTGATTCTTTTTCACCGCCAACTCTTAATGGTTCAGAATCTAAGATGATTGGTGCCAAAGAGGAGCTATTCTCCTTGACCAACCCCGATGACAGAATGGAGGTAGATTTTGTGGCAAGTTCTCATGTCCAGCAGGAGCTGCAGGATGTTAAACCAGACATTAGAGCTGTAGGAACTTCTTTCCCTAGAGTGGTATCCAGTAGTTCCTTTGGGGGTAGTTCTTCGGCTGAAGCTGACATTCAAGAATGTGAAACAATATCCCCTGTTTCTGACAGTAAAGATGGTACTGAACCATGTCAAAGAACCACAAATGACTGTCTTTTGAATTCTTCTTTTAAGGAGGATTCTGTAGCCACATATGGTGAAATTGTGGATGCTTCATCTTCTGCGTCAAAATTTGGGGACATCTCAGACAATGAGAAGTTGAAAAATTCTTCTGAAATGCCAAACATAGGTaaccagaaagaaaaaaattcatctcATGGAATCCGCAATGTGGTCCTGAAATCAGATGGAGGGAGTTTCTCTGGAGCAAAATCGAAGCCACTGTTTTCCCCTGGCTTTCTTGGGAAACGTCCATTGAACCTATGTGCCAAGAAAGATGTCTCATGGCAAGTTTGCAATAGCACACTTAATGGTCTGACAAATTCCTGTACGAAGCCTGAATTGTCTCATGAAAACCACATCGATAAGGATGACCAAGATACTAATGTGGAAATAAAAAATTCTGAGTCTAATGTGTCAATTGAACAAGCTGCAATTTCTCTTAATGAGACTAACCATTTGTAA